From Penicillium digitatum chromosome 5, complete sequence, one genomic window encodes:
- a CDS encoding Arginase, putative has product MTQPSTITSRFLPHPNQLGVVAVGFNGGQCKKGVEAAPMALIDSGLLTQLSEDLDYDVHHDNIVHYYENDIPAEDPDHRGMKKPRAVSAVTKKLSTQVYNYAKDGKFVLTLGGDHSIAIGTVSGTAKAIRERLGREMAVIWVDAHADINTPETSGSGNIHGMPMAFLTRLAREEKKDIFGWMQDAHIVSTQKLVYIGLRDVDRGEKKLLRENGIKAFSMHDIDRHGIGRVVEMALAHIGNDTPIHLSFDVDALDPQWAPSTGTPVRGGLTLREGDFICEAVHETGNLIAMDLVEVNPSLESKGASETIRAGCSLVRSALGDTLL; this is encoded by the exons ATGACACAGCCTTCAACGATCACTTCGAGGTTTCTCCCACACCCTAACCAGCTTGGCGTTGTGGCCGTTGGTTTCAATGGCGGTCAG TGCAAGAAGGGTGTCGAAGCGGCCCCAATGGCCCTCATCGACTCAGGCCTCCTAACCCAACTCAGCGAGGACCTCGACTACGATGTCCACCATGACAACATAGTCCACTATTACGAAAATGACATCCCCGCCGAAGACCCCGACCACCGGGGTATGAAGAAGCCTCGCGCTGTCAGCGCCGTGACCAAAAAGCTCAGCACACAGGTCTACAACTATGCCAAGGACGGAAAATTCGTCCTCACTCTCGGCGGCGACCACTCCATCGCCATTGGCACCGTCTCCGGCACAGCAAAGGCAATCCGCGAGCGGCTGGGCCGTGAAATGGCCGTCATCTGGGTCGACGCCCACGCCGACATCAATACACCCGAAACAAGCGGCAGCGGGAACATTCACGGTATGCCCATGGCATTTCTGACTCGATTGGCCCgagaggagaagaaagatatCTTTGGCTGGATGCAGGATGCGCACATCGTGAGCACGCAGAAACTTGTCTACATCGGATTGCGCGATGTCGATCGCGGCGAGAAGAAGCTCCTGCGTGAGAATGGTATCAAGGCTTTCAGTATGCACGATATTGACCG TCACGGTATCGGTCGCGTTGTCGAAATGGCTCTCGCTCACATCGGGAACGACACTCCCATTCACTTGTCCTTCGATGTCGATGCGCTGGATCCTCAGTGGGCTCCTAGCACCGGTACACCTGTCCGTGGTGGCTTAACATTGCGTGAGGGAGACTTCATCTGTGAAGCTGTGCATGAGACGGGGAATCTGATTGCAATGGACTTGGTCGAGGTCAACCCCAGCTTGGAGTCTAAGGGTGCGTCGGAGACTATTCGAGCGGGGTGTTCGTTGGTGCGAAGTGCATTGGGTGACACTCTTCTATAA
- a CDS encoding Vacuolar protease A: MKSFTLLTASALLGSAAAEVHRLKLNKVPLSEQLNTHNIDAHLHNLGQKYMGIRPEKHQDLFHDTSLNPASGHDVLVDNFLNAQYFSEITIGTPPQTFKVVLDTGSSNLWVPSSQCSSIACFLHSKYDSSSSSTYQKNGTDFEIRYGSGSLSGFVSRDTLQIGDLKVEGQDFAEATNEPGLAFAFGRFDGILGLGYDTISVNKMVPPFYQMIKQKLVDEPVFAFYLGDANKDGDNSVATFGGIDESHYTGELIKIPVRRKAYWEVELNSIALGNNVAELDDTGVILDTGTSLIALPSTMAELLNKEIGATKGFTGQYSVECDKRDSLPDLTFTLGGHNFTIGPHDYILEVQGSCISSFMGMDFPEPVGPLAILGDAFLRRWYSVYDVGNNAVGLAKAK, encoded by the exons ATGAAGTCATTCACTCTCCTAACCGCTTCGGCGCTGTTGGGCAGTGCTGCCGCCGAGGTTCATAGGCTCAAGCTCAACAAGGTCCCTCTGTCTGAGCAACTG AACACACATAACATCGATGCTCACTTGCACAACCTGGGTCAGAAGTACATGGGCATTCGTCCCGAGAAGCACCAGGACCTGTTCCATGACACTTCCCTAAACCCTGCTAGTGGCCATGACGTGCTTGTTGATAACTTCCTGAATGCTCAGT ACTTCTCCGAGATCACGATCGGTACCCCTCCCCAGACCTTCAAGGTTGTCCTTGATACCGGTAGCTCCAACCTGTGGGTTCCTTCTTCGCAGTGCAGCTCTATTGCCTGCTTCCTTCACAGCAAGTATGACTCGTCTTCGTCGAGCACCTATCAGAAGAATGGCACCGACTTCGAGATTCGCTATGGATCTGGCAGCCTGAGTGGCTTCGTCTCTAGGGACACCCTCCAAATTGGTGACCTGAAGGTTGAAGGACAGGACTTCGCGGAAGCTACCAACGAGCCTGGTTTGGCGTTTGCCTTCGGTCGCTTTGATGGTATTCTCGGCCTTGGCTATGATACCATCTCTGTGAACAAGATGGTCCCTCCCTTCTATCAAATGATCAAACAGAAGCTCGTGGATGAGCCTGTGTTTGCTTTCTACCTTGGCGATGCTAACAAGGATGGCGATAACTCTGTGGCCACCTTCGGTGGTATCGATGAGAGCCACTACACTGGCGAGCTGATCAAGATCCCTGTCCGTCGCAAGGCGTACTGGGAGGTTGAGCTCAACTCCATTGCCCTTGGCAATAACGTAGCCGAACTTGACGACACCGGTGTCATTTTGGACACCGGTACCTCTCTCATCGCCCTGCCCTCCACCATGGCCGAGCTTTT GAATAAGGAGATTGGTGCCACCAAGGGCTTCACTGGTCAGTACAGTGTGGAGTGTGACAAGCGCGACTCGTTGCCCGATCTCACCTTCACACTGGGCGGCCACAACTTCACTATTGGCCCCCACGACTACATCCTGGAGGTCCAGGGCTCCTGCATCAGCAGCTTCATGGGCATGGACTTCCCTGAGCCTGTGGGTCCTCTGGCAATCTTGGGTGATGCCTTCCTGCGCCGCTGGTACAGTGTTTATGATGTCGGTAACAACGCCGTCGGTCTCGCCAAGGCCAAATAA
- a CDS encoding Metal-dependent amidase/aminoacylase/carboxypeptidase, giving the protein MQLKLASDGHRNIIKDFFPDVERHAAICQDLHENLKLPCQEQRTSTAIADLLEAFGFEAKRGTGGCGMVHILRDGLGQNVLLRSEPDALPMTEKTGLPDAKKTLLHEAKKFWFGTVIILCQPNEERLLGAKAMADDGLLSKIPFPSVCLAQHCVPTQSGSIAMKPGRVLGYLDLLDIRVHGHGAHVATSQLGIDPIMLAVSILTRLQIIVGHKMAPKGPIVIGYGKIGYGTFHAGADASIIPEYADF; this is encoded by the exons ATGCAACTCAAACTTGCGTCAGATGGACATCGTAACATCATCAAGGACTTCTTCCCTGATGTTGAAAGGCATGCGGCAATCTGCCAGGACCTCCATGAGAACCTGAAACTTCCATGCCAGGAGCAGCGGACTTCAACGGCCATAGCAGACCTGCTAGAAGCTTTCGGCTTTGAAGCTAAGCGTGGAACAGGAGGCTGTGGGATGGTTCACATTCTCCGTGATGGCTTGGGACAAAATGTCCTCCTGCGCTCTGAGCCTGATGCATTGCCTATGACGGAAAAAACAGGCTTGCCCGACGCTAAAAAGA CGCTGCTGCATGAGGCCAAGAAGTTCTGGTTCGGCACTGTGATCATCTTATGTCAACCAAACGAGGAACGGCTGCTAGGCGCTAAAGCAATGGCTGATGACGGGCTACTCAGCAAAATACCCTTCCCTAGCGTCTGCTTAGCACAACACTGCGTTCCGACCCAAAGCGGATCTATTGCAATGAAACCCGGCCGCGTTCTTGGCTATCTGGACTTGCTGGATATCCGTGTACATGGCCACGGCGCACATGTCGCTACCTCCCAGCTAGGGATAGATCCAATCATGCTGGCTGTGAGCATTCTCACACGTCTACAGATCATTGTGGGCCATAAAATGGCTCCCAAGGGGCCTATTGTGATAGGCTACGGCAAAATAGGCTACGGAACATTTCATGCTGGTGCTGATGCCAGCATTATCCCAGAGTATGCCGACTTTTAG
- a CDS encoding Ureohydrolase: protein MAVRKRHEVRRRYHWPELQLNIWIMVGLSCSATCLGIFSWFMVVQSQMHLGTPWLFPYMVVSSVLGVCFIFLIMVLASRHFLLPGIIIIGSFILFVLWLTGLIETSLQLYGVVANVNANCQIWVRDNKAWGNNINTLAWLTQSTICNCWKTAFALELVNTIFYLWMMIMSWQVNRDFYD, encoded by the exons ATGGCTGTCCGCAAGCGCCACGAAGTACGCCGTCGCTATCACTGGCCCGAGCTCCAGCTCAACATCTGGATCATGGTTGGACTATCGTGCTCAGCAACTTGTCTTGGGATTTTCTCTTGGTTCATGGTTGTGCAATCGCAAATGCACCTTGGGACTCCATG GCTCTTTCCTTACATGGTTGTATCCAGCGTACTCGGTGTATGCTTCATATTTCTTATTATGGTGCTTGCCTCACGGCATTTTCTCTTACCGGGGATTATCATCATCGGCAGCTTTATTCTCTTTGTGCTGTGGCTGACGGGTCTGATTGAGACTTCGCTGCAGCTGTATGGGGTTGTCGCGAACGTGAATGCCAATTGCCAGATCTGGGTGAGGGACAATAAGGCTTGGGGGAATAACATTAATACCTTGGCTTGGTTAACGCAGAGTACTATTT GCAATTGCTGGAAAACTGCCTTTGCGCTGGAGCTTGTTAATACGATTTTCTATCTTTGGATGATGATCATGTCGTGGCAGGTGAATCGGGATTTTTATGATTGA
- a CDS encoding Proteasome regulatory particle subunit Rpt3, putative has protein sequence MGDVAVENPANNVTPLTKPGALDALANLDSLDGTGADGNDEYATLKRLQRHLEYIQLQEEYIKDEQRSLKRELVRAQEEIKRIQSVPLVIGQFMEAIDQNTGIVQSSTGSNYVVRILSTLDREKLKPSSSVALHRHSNALVDILPPEADSSIAMLGENEKPDVTYADVGGLDMQKQEIREAVELPLTHFELYKQIGIDPPRGVLLYGPPGTGKTMLVKAVANSTTASFIRVNGSEFVQKYLGEGPRMVRDVFRMARENSPAIIFIDEIDAIATKRFDAQTGADREVQRILLELLNQMDGFEQTSNVKVIMATNRADTLDPALLRPGRLDRKIEFPNLRDRRERRLIFTTIAARMSLSPEVDLDALIVRNDPLSGAVIAAIMQEAGLRAVRKNRYNIIQSDLEDAYAVQVKTGQDDDRPAFYRFEVATDTYMEVHGKYTLASMCMLVTDGVTVLETYVFGTRMPSYYTLVSILLALLVVMVGIRSLAETDWDAGSGLAAQLVSAVITLAQI, from the exons ATGGGAGACGTTGCCGTGGAGAACCCGGCGAACAACGTCACGCCTCTCACCAAGCCAGGTGCGCTTGACGCCCTCGCTAACCTGGATTCCCTGGATGGCACAGGGGCGGATGGAAACGATGAATATGCTACCCTCAAGAGGCTACAGAGGCATCTCGA GTATATCCAACTCCAGGAGGAATACATCAAGGATGAGCAGAG GAGCTTGAAGAGAGAACTGGTTCGGGCACAAGAAGAGATCAAGCGCATACAGAGTGTGCCACTGGTCATCGGACAGTTTATGGAGGCAATCGATCAAAA CACTGGGATTGTGCAAAGCTCGACTGGTTCTAATTACGTCGTCCGTATCCTCTCCACCCTCGACCGCGAGAAGCTGAAGCCCTCATCCTCGGTCGCCCTTCACCGCCACTCCAATGCCCTTGTCGATATTCTTCCTCCCGAGGCTGACTCCTCCATCGCGATGCTGGGTGAGAACGAGAAGCCCGATGTGACATATGCAGATGTCGGTGGCTTGGATATGCAGAAACAGGAGATTCGGGAGGCTGTCGAGCTGCCTTTGACGCATTTCGAACTTTACAAACAAATTG GTATTGACCCTCCCCGTGGCGTCTTGCTGTACGGCCCTCCCGGAACCGGAAAGACCATGCTGGTGAAAGCCGTGGCCAACAGCACAACAGCCAGCTTCATTCGTGTCAATGGATCAGAGTTTGTACAGAAGTATCTAGGAGAGGGACCTCGTATGGTCCGTGACGTGTTCCGGATGGCTCGTGAGAACTCCCCAGCCATTATCTTCATTGATGAAATCGATGCGATCGCCACGAAGCGTTTCGATGCCCAGACTGGTGCCGATCGTGAAGTTCAGCGTATCCTGCTGGAGTTGCTGAACCAGATGGACGGTTTCGAACAAACCAGCAACGTCAAGGTCATCATGGCCACCAACCGAGCCGACACCCTGGACCCGGCTTTGCTGCGTCCTGGTCGTCTGGACCGAAAGATTGAATTCCCGAACCTGCGGGATCGACGTGAGCGCCGATTGATCTTCACAACTATCGCGGCAAGGATGTCACTCTCCCCCGAGGTCGACCTCGACGCCCTGATCGTGCGCAACGACCCCTTGTCTGGTGCTGTTATTGCTGCTATCATGCAGGAGGCCGGCCTTCGGGCTGTCCGCAAGAACCGTTACAATATTATCCAATCGGACCTGGAAGATGCGTATGCCGTCCAGGTCAAGACTGGACAGGATGATGACCG TCCCGCCTTCTACCG GTTTGAAGTTGCAACTGATACTTACATGGAGGTCCATGGAAAGTACACTCTGGCATCCATGTGCATGTTGGTTACCGATGGTGTCACAGTTCTCGAGACGTATG TCTTCGGAACCAGAATGCCTTCGTACTACACGCTTGTATCGATCCTGCTGGCCCTACTGGTGGTGATGGTTGGGATTCGTAGTCTGGCGGAAACCGACTGGGATGCGGGAAGCGGTTTAG CTGCCCAGCTTGTTTCGGCCGTTATTACCCTCGCTCAAATCTGA
- a CDS encoding RNA Polymerase II CTD phosphatase Fcp1, putative, protein MLLRLPTSLHYPITVTSLLKKPGDTVEKDEALFWYVYQTTVTEGDGLGNTVEVKRRYPTRFESTVDGEVVKWQIQKGDIIDEPVNVVEIDEPCAHEIQFGGLCAECGKDMTESTYNTEIIDSMRAPISMAHDNVTLTVSEREATRVEEDAKRRLLASRRLTLVVDLDQTIIHATVDPTVGEWREDKQNPNHEAVKDVRQFQLIDDGPGMRGCWYYIKLRPGLEEFLQNVAEIYELHIYTMGTRAYAQHIVDIIDPTRKLFGDRILSRDESGSLTVKDLQRLFPVDTKMVVIIDDRGDIWRWSPNLIKVSPYDFFVGIGDINSSFLPKKEDIGANKSQIEAKTSENNQEHHVNGKSQEGAEISALEQLVTMGGGDSPRLLQEQTDAQEETIMHQVEDRPLLQKQKELEAEDNIAETSDASSSVEEAQEPAKHRHHLLEDHDQELYQLQNRLEQVHLQFYDEYDKRRTLALGGRVAALRGEKVHSRDKDVDLKLVPDVKDIMPQIKRRILGGVVLVFSGVLPLGIDFQNADISLWAKSFGVTISSRINTRTTHLVAGRNRTAKVREATRYPNIKIVTTQWLVDALVQWRHVDEEPYLLPLHPDDRGDPLTPSELELETSMLSSTDEDITGSQWTQEDDAEDIFKSSGLNETSPIGYDADEQAAVHDELKDFLGSDDESESDNESLLDEPSTGGKKRKRNEETESGTDEEESGDDDGDDHDNPGSRLSQRIKRSYERNTKLREITSIIASSSDQVSPDLPKTPVVEGVSDSETAGTGSALRADYPDPDDDDDELEREMLAAFEGGGYDSQAEADAAAENG, encoded by the exons ATGCTTCTCCGTCTGCCCACCAGCCTACATTACCCGATCACCGTGACGTCGCTGCTCAAAAAGCCTGGTGACACGGTTGAGAAGGATGAGGCTTTGTTTTGGTATGTCTATCAGACTACCGTCACTGAGGGTGATGGACTGGGGAACACCGTCGAGGTGAAGCGTAGATACCCGACTAGATTTGAATCGACTGTTGATGGAGAGGTCGTCAAATGGCAAATCCAAAAGGGGGATATCATTGATGAACC GGTCAATGTTGTTGAAATCGATGAGCCTTGCGCGCACGAGATCCAGTTTGGAGGACTTTGCGCCGAGTGTGGAAAGGACATGACTGA ATCTACATACAACACCGAAATCATAGATTCCATGCGCGCTCCAATCTCCATGGCTCACGATAACGTCACACTTACGGTCAGCGAACGGGAAGCAACCCGAGTTGAAGAAGATGCAAAGCGCCGGTTACTTGCATCGAGGCGTTTGACCCTGGTGGTGGATCTTGATCAAACTATCATCCATGCCACTGTTGATCCAACGGTGGGGGAATGGAGAGAAGACAAACAAAATCCGAACCATGAAGCTGTGAAGGATGTGCGACAATTTCAATTGATTGACGATGGACCTGGTATGCGAGGCTGCTGGTACTACATCAAGCTGCGGCCAGGACTGGAGGAATTTCTGCAAAACGTGGCCGAAATTTATGAGTTGCACATCTACACCATGGGTACCCGTGCTTATGCCCAACATATCGTTGATATCATTGACCCTACCCGCAAGCTCTTTGGTGACCGAATTCTTAGTCGTGACGAGAGCGGAAGTTTGACGGTCAAGGACTTGCAACGGCTGTTCCCGGTGGACACAAAGATGGTGGTAATCATTGATGATCGTGGTGATATCTGGAGATGGAGTCCCAATCTTATCAAGGTCTCGCCTTATGACTTCTTCGTCGGAATTGGTGACATCAATTCAAGTTTCCTCCCGAAGAAGGAAGATATTGGAGCGAACAAGTCTCAAATCGAAGCAAAGACCTCGGAGAACAACCAGGAACATCATGTCAATGGTAAATCCCAAGAGGGAGCCGAGATCTCAGCGTTAGAACAGCTGGTGACCATGGGAGGCGGAGACAGCCCAAGACTCCTCCAGGAACAGACTGATGCACAAGAAGAGACAATAATGCATCAGGTGGAGGATCGGCCTTTATTGCAGAAGCAAAAGGAATTGGAGGCAGAGGATAATATCGCTGAAACCAGTGATGCATCATCTAGCGTCGAAGAAGCCCAGGAACCTGCGAAACATCGGCATCACCTGCTTGAGGATCACGATCAAGAACTCTACCAATTGCAAAACCGCCTGGAACAAGTGCATCTTCAATTCTATGATGAATATGACAAGAGGCGGACTCTCGCTCTTGGAGGTCGGGTGGCAGCTTTAAGGGGCGAGAAGGTTCACTCGAGGGACAAAGACGTGGATCTCAAACTGGTTCCTGACGTGAAGGATATCATGCCGCAGATCAAACGGCGTATCCTTGGAGGGGTAGTGTTGGTATTTTCAGGCGTCCTTCCTCTGGGCATAGATTTCCAAAATGCAGACATCTCCCTGTGGGCGAAGAGCTTTGGTGTGACGATTTCGTCAAGGATCAACACCCGCACAACTCATCTCGTGGCCGGGCGCAACCGCACGGCCAAGGTGAGAGAAGCCACTCGCTATCCCAATATCAAGATTGTGACAACACAATGGCTTGTCGACGCGTTGGTTCAGTGGAGACACGTGGACGAAGAACCCTATCTTCTCCCACTTCACCCAGATGATCGAGGCGACCCCTTGACCCCAAGTGAACTCGAACTAGAGACCTCCATGCTCTCGTCCACAGATGAGGATATAACAGGGTCTCAATGGACACAAGAAGATGACGCCGAAGACATCTTCAAGTCATCTGGTCTGAACGAGACATCGCCAATCGGGTATGATGCCGATGAGCAAGCCGCCGTACACGATGAACTGAAGGATTTCCTGGGTAGTGATGATGAAAGTGAAAGTGACAATGAGTCTTTATTAGATGAGCCATCCACAGGAGGCAAGAAGCGTAAACGCAACGAAGAAACCGAAAGTGGcaccgacgaagaagaatCTGGAGATGACGACGGAGATGACCATGATAACCCGGGTTCCCGGCTCTCCCAGCGCATCAAACGCTCCTACGAGCGCAACACCAAACTACGAGAAATCACATCGATCATTGCCTCTAGCAGTGACCAGGTTTCCCCAGACCTTCCAAAAACACCAGTTGTGGAAGGAGTGTCTGACTCCGAAACGGCAGGAACTGGCAGTGCTCTAAGGGCCGACTATCCCGATccagatgacgatgatgacgagcTGGAACGGGAAATGCTTGCTGCATTTGAGGGTGGAGGGTACGACTCTCAAGCAGAGGCCGATGCTGCAGCTGAGAATGGATAA
- a CDS encoding ARID/BRIGHT DNA-binding domain, whose translation MFFTPALSVDGLAKPLDMNAWLADTSNIPGQDNGAFHPSTIDPSAAFLHGSPTSQDPSQFQRMFNNGVPRNASPGFHNPNQVIPSKRARPEDGMPMSPRPAPGGVTGSRSQTPHQPFPGYQGPANGNPQFSQHPTPYQHLQQGASPNVTQSPIMQDFDQQSARLGTSSPSPFSPAGPHPGPHMSPSQSDHGSRVNTPQNANFMQAQQFGGMTSGAHQPSMQAPQFNGMQQIPQGYHQVLASQQQRLHAIQQQTRMNPNSAMAARPVPGGMSQMANSQQPMGGMRQMPPNMQSNLSKPNNTEGFLRLLQKFMVSQNLPMDPNPIVSGRPINLVHLYATVMKMGGSKKVTATNMWPVVAHQLQFPQMQYPMAAQEIQAHHSRNLAPYEQAFISSQQKQMADHMQQQQQQQQQQHQQQSGIPRPPSQFQSPSVKPNPGFEQAQTMAQSPQNNTPAHNNTPGNSMNGFATPTHARSLSRPAQAGNRQSISRGSQPPVPPTEAAVGQFAAPSPQSVKGVTPVPGQPQPIQQEQKPEQLVKRPIEETYKPMVLRGSRFHGPIAVDEMYQIGEDLSRLKPDVPGFAELGVVDIHALTMALKSGIYAEIRVALDTLTTLSGEPSVQISLENCDDLVESLIDCAEDQADFLAEHSLEESDTMILRSYDEVTRDCQSENTSLADVPEFGSIEYELDRAVDRLICITTILRNFSFSETNFLPLGIPPVAQLFSSVFHYMGTRKMFLRTSHNTLDFMKDAVILLSNLAHVVQIPGKDEALNMLVFLLAFSPEPEPTSPSGKVMFTTFNSSVDRYTPAAVDGLAKMLARDDPNRTFFKAIFSGDGSAPAQPELLTRAFGLAISCVPDKKPMAVVDTRKVFLMQGLLSADVLTTFADGSLAKTWLESVDGFAVHLLRLSCALCTERIPQINMRQRSQAEADAYAFSSIVNRGLGILRRLAEKSKQVDNTSPLNIPSGILPRKESLLGALLLPNIDGGVVRQLLTYARLAE comes from the exons ATGTTCT TCACTCCAGCCTTATCG GTAGATGGGTTGGCAAAACCGCTCGACATGAATGCCTGGCTTGCCGATACCTCGAATATTCCTGGCCAGGATAATGGCGCTTTTCATCCCTCCACTATAGACCCCTCTGCTGCTTTCCTTCATGGCTCCCCGACCTCCCAGGATCCATCCCAATTCCAGCGCATGTTCAACAATGGCGTGCCGCGGAACGCTTCCCCAGGATTCCACAATCCAAACCAAGTGATTCCATCCAAGCGAGCGCGGCCAGAAGATGGCATGCCCATGTCGCCAAGGCCAGCACCGGGTGGTGTGACGGGGTCGCGATCCCAGACACCTCACCAGCCATTTCCAGGTTATCAAGGTCCGGCCAATGGTAATCCGCAATTCTCACAACACCCAACGCCGTACCAGCATCTTCAACAAGGAGCCTCTCCGAATGTTACTCAGTCGCCCATTATGCAGGACTTTGATCAACAAAGCGCTCGCCTGGGAACGTCTTCACCGAGCCCCTTCTCGCCTGCTGGCCCGCACCCTGGACCACACATGTCTCCATCGCAGTCGGACCACGGCAGCCGCGTGAATACGCCCCAGAACGCCAACTTTATGCAGGCGCAGCAATTTGGTGGAATGACCTCGGGAGCCCATCAACCCTCAATGCAGGCGCCGCAGTTCAACGGCATGCAACAGATACCCCAAGGCTACCACCAAGTTTTAGCAAGTCAGCAACAGCGGCTACATGCCATTCAGCAACAGACACGGATGAATCCAAATTCTGCAATGGCTGCACGGCCGGTTCCGGGAGGCATGAGCCAGATGGCCAATTCTCAGCAGCCCATGGGAGGAATGAGACAGATGCCACCGAACATGCAGTCAAATTTGTCGAAACCCAACAATACGGAAGGATTTTTGCGCCTTTTGCAAAAATTCATGGTTAGCCAGAATCTTCCTATGGATCCAAATCCTATTGTCAGTGGTCGTCCGATCAACCTCGTTCATCTCTATGCCACGGTGATGAAGATGGGGGGATCGAAAAAGGTTACAGCAACAAACATGTGGCCAGTAGTTGCACATCAGCTGCAATTTCCTCAGATGCAATACCCTATGGCAGCCCAGGAGATTCAAGCCCACCACTCAAGGAACTTGGCTCCTTACGAACAAGCTTTCATTAGCTCGCAACAAAAACAAATGGCGGACCACatgcagcagcaacagcagcagcagcagcagcagcatcaACAGCAAAGCGGGATACCGCGGCCGCCTAGTCAATTCCAGTCCCCTTCTGTGAAGCCTAACCCAGGCTTTGAGCAAGCTCAGACAATGGCACAGTCTCCTCAGAATAACACGCCAGCTCACAATAATACCCCAGGGAACTCTATGAATGGATTCGCCACGCCGACGCACGCCCGAAGCCTCAGCAGGCCAGCCCAGGCCGGAAATCGGCAAAGCATCTCGAGGGGTTCGCAGCCACCGGTCCCACCTACTGAAGCTGCGGTCGGACAATTCGCAGCTCCTTCTCCGCAATCTGTGAAGGGCGTTACGCCTGTTCCCGGTCAACCGCAGCCGATACAACAAGAACAAAAGCCAGAGCAGCTAGTAAAGCGACCTATTGAGGAAACATACAAACCCATGGTTCTGAGAGGAAGCCGTTTCCACGGGCCTATTGCCGTTGATGAGATGTACCAGATCGGCGAGGATCTCTCGAGGCTAAAGCCAGACGTGCCAGGCTTTGCAGAACTAGGTGTTGTTGATATTCACGCGCTGACAATGGCACTCAAGTCTGGGATTTACGCTGAGATCCGGGTTGCCTTGGATACCCTGACAACGCTTTCTGGTGAACCATCTGTTCAGATATCATTGGAGAATTGCGATGACTTGGTAGAGAGCCTGATCGACTGTGCTGAAGACCAGGCCGACTTTCTAGCTGAGCACAGCTTGGAGGAGTCAGATACTATGATTCTGCGTTCCTATGACGAAGTCACACGGGACTGTCAGTCTGAGAACACATCGCTTGCAGATGTTCCCGAATTTGGAAGTATTGAGTACGAACTAGACCGGGCCGTCGATCGACTTATCTGTATCACCACCATCCTGCGCAATTTTTCGTTCAGCGAGACGAATTTCTTACCTCTTGGTATCCCTCCCGTCGCTCAGTTGTTTTCATCCGTCTTCCATTACATGGGAACTCGCAAGATGTTCCTGCGGACAAGCCATAACACGTTGGACTTTATGAAGGATGCAGTGATCTTGCTGAGTAACTTGGCGCATGTTGTTCAAATCCCCGGCAAGGACGAGGCACTGAATATGTTGGTTTTCCTGTTGGCGTTCTCGCCAGAGCCTGAACCCACATCACCCTCCGGAAAAGTGATGTTCACTACATTCAACTCTTCGGTGGATAGATACACCCCAGCTGCTGTTGACGGACTTGCCAAAATGTTGGCTAGAGATGACCCGAACCGAACTTTCTTCAAAGCCATCTTCTCTGGCGATGGGTCTGCACCGGCCCAGCCGGAGTTGTTAACCCGCGCGTTTGGCCTCGCCATCTCCTGCGTCCCCGACAAAAAGCCCATGGCTGTTGTAGATACACGCAAAGTGTTTTTGATGCAAGGTCTTTTGTCGGCCGATGTCCTCACCACATTCGCCGACGGCTCTCTGGCCAAAACATGGCTTGAGTCGGTCGACGGGTTTGCCGTCCATCTCCTACGACTTTCCTGCGCACTGTGCACAGAACGCATCCCACAAATCAACATGCGACAAAGAAGCCAGGCCGAAGCCGACGCATATGCTTTCAGCTCGATTGTCAACCGAGGACTGGGAATTCTACGCCGACTTGCCGAAAAATCAAAGCAAGTTGACAACACCTCCCCTCTCAACATCCCATCCGGAATCCTCCCCAGAAAAGAAAGCCTGCTAGGTGCACTGCTCCTCCCCAACATCGATGGCGGCGTTGTTCGCCAGCTCCTCACATATGCTCGGTTGGCGGAGTAA